In Massilia violaceinigra, one DNA window encodes the following:
- a CDS encoding ABC transporter ATP-binding protein produces MTTITASQPYLSVNNIEVIYDHVILVLKGVSLQVPKGKIVALLGANGAGKSTTLKTISTLLRGERGDVTKGEVQFKGERVDHLTPNELVKRGLSQVMEGRHCFGHLTIEENLLTGAYTRNISRAELKAALEAVYAYFPRLKERRSSQAGYTSGGEQQMCAIGRALMAKPSMILLDEPSMGIAPQIVEEIFDIVKDLNQKEGVSFLLAEQNTTVALRYADFGYILENGRVVMEGEAKELASNEDVKEFYLGVAGAERKSFRDMKFYRRRKRWLA; encoded by the coding sequence ATGACCACCATCACTGCCAGCCAGCCTTACCTGTCGGTCAATAACATCGAAGTCATTTACGACCACGTGATCCTGGTTTTGAAAGGCGTCTCGCTGCAGGTCCCGAAAGGCAAGATCGTGGCCCTGCTGGGCGCCAACGGGGCGGGCAAATCGACCACCCTGAAAACCATTTCGACCCTGCTGCGCGGCGAGCGTGGCGACGTGACCAAGGGCGAGGTGCAGTTCAAGGGTGAACGGGTCGACCATCTGACCCCGAATGAGCTGGTCAAGCGCGGCCTGTCGCAGGTGATGGAAGGGCGCCACTGTTTCGGCCACCTGACCATCGAAGAAAACCTGCTGACCGGCGCCTACACGCGCAACATCTCGCGCGCTGAACTAAAAGCGGCGCTGGAAGCGGTGTACGCGTATTTTCCGCGCCTGAAAGAGCGGCGTTCCAGCCAGGCAGGCTACACCTCGGGCGGCGAGCAGCAGATGTGCGCCATCGGGCGCGCGCTGATGGCCAAGCCGTCGATGATCCTGCTCGACGAACCGTCGATGGGCATCGCGCCGCAGATCGTCGAAGAGATCTTCGACATCGTCAAGGACCTGAACCAGAAGGAAGGCGTGTCGTTCCTGCTGGCCGAGCAAAACACCACGGTGGCGCTGCGCTACGCCGACTTCGGCTACATCCTCGAGAACGGGCGTGTGGTGATGGAAGGCGAGGCCAAGGAACTGGCCAGCAATGAAGACGTCAAGGAGTTCTACCTTGGCGTGGCTGGCGCGGAGCGCAAGAGTTTTCGAGACATGAAATTTTACCGCCGCCGCAAACGCTGGCTGGCCTGA
- a CDS encoding ABC transporter substrate-binding protein: protein MKSIMLCATLIGAFNQVQAADQFIALPSYRVGPYAAGGSGFYGGAIDYFNLINANGGVNGVKIQWEECETEYNPSRGIECYERLKTKNGGASMVEPLSTGIAYGVLDRLVQDKIPMTTLGYGRSDAANGKVFPYVFPLITSYWNQAAAMIKYLADKNGGYDKLKGKKIVHLYHDSAFGKEPLPVLEAQAKQYGFELIKIAVAPPGSEQQSQWLQIRQAKPDHVILWGWGVMNSVAIKTAQRNGFPREKMLGVWWAGSEEDTIPSGDAAKGYTSMTFNTPGNYPLIDEIRKKVYASGKGNLADQARIGSVYHMRGLTAGILWVEAIRVAQDKFGKGKIMTGEQMRWGLENLNVDEARQKALGAFGMFPTVKTSCDDHEGSGAVKVQQWDGKKWIAITPNWVVGDKALTRKLVEDSSNAYAAEKKITPSCMK from the coding sequence ATGAAGAGCATCATGCTGTGCGCCACCCTGATCGGCGCATTCAACCAGGTGCAGGCGGCCGACCAGTTCATCGCGCTGCCGTCCTACCGCGTCGGTCCGTATGCGGCCGGCGGTTCGGGCTTTTACGGCGGTGCGATCGATTACTTCAACCTGATCAACGCCAACGGCGGCGTCAATGGCGTCAAGATCCAGTGGGAAGAATGCGAGACCGAATACAACCCGTCGCGCGGCATCGAGTGCTACGAACGGCTGAAAACCAAGAACGGCGGGGCCAGCATGGTCGAACCGCTGTCGACCGGGATCGCCTACGGCGTGCTCGATCGCCTGGTGCAGGACAAGATCCCGATGACGACCCTCGGCTACGGCCGCTCGGACGCGGCCAACGGCAAGGTCTTCCCCTACGTGTTCCCGCTTATTACCAGCTACTGGAACCAGGCGGCGGCGATGATCAAGTACCTGGCCGACAAAAACGGCGGCTACGACAAACTGAAAGGCAAAAAGATCGTCCACCTGTACCACGACTCGGCCTTCGGCAAGGAACCGCTGCCGGTGCTGGAAGCGCAGGCCAAGCAGTACGGCTTCGAATTGATCAAGATCGCGGTGGCGCCGCCGGGCAGCGAGCAGCAGTCGCAGTGGCTGCAGATCCGCCAGGCCAAGCCGGACCACGTGATCCTGTGGGGCTGGGGCGTGATGAATTCGGTCGCGATCAAGACCGCGCAGCGTAACGGCTTCCCGCGCGAGAAAATGCTGGGCGTGTGGTGGGCCGGTTCCGAAGAAGACACGATCCCGTCGGGCGATGCGGCCAAGGGCTATACCTCGATGACCTTCAACACGCCGGGTAACTATCCGCTGATCGACGAGATCCGCAAGAAGGTCTACGCATCCGGCAAGGGCAACCTGGCCGACCAGGCGCGTATCGGTTCGGTGTATCACATGCGCGGCCTGACCGCCGGCATCCTGTGGGTCGAAGCGATCCGCGTGGCGCAGGACAAATTCGGCAAGGGCAAAATCATGACCGGCGAGCAGATGCGCTGGGGCCTGGAAAACCTGAACGTGGATGAAGCACGCCAGAAAGCGCTGGGTGCCTTCGGCATGTTCCCGACCGTGAAAACCAGCTGCGACGACCACGAAGGGTCGGGCGCGGTCAAGGTCCAGCAGTGGGATGGCAAGAAGTGGATCGCCATCACGCCGAACTGGGTGGTGGGAGACAAGGCCCTCACGCGCAAGCTGGTCGAGGATTCGTCGAACGCCTACGCGGCCGAGAAGAAGATCACGCCAAGCTGCATGAAGTAA
- a CDS encoding branched-chain amino acid ABC transporter permease — translation MFYREAGQFKTTYESDGQIFPIRQDRIALGGLLLLALAIVPVFASPYMLSAILIPFLIFSLAALGLNILTGYCGQLSLGTAAFMAVGAFASFNFIARLPGIPMLLAFVLGGLCAAMVGIAFGLPSLRIRGFYLAASTLATQFFVVWCLTKIPYLTNYSSSGVITAQKIVIFGYQFDTPASKYVLVLAIVALMALLAKNMIRSNVGRSWMAVRDMDVAAEVIGFRPMRTKLLAFAVSSFYCGVAGALYAYAYLGTVEPEAYNLDLSFRILFMIIIGGVGSVLGSFLGAAFIVLLPVFLNILAHSLSLPTSVASNLELMVFGALIIFFLIVEPHGLARLWQVGKEKLRLWPFPH, via the coding sequence ATGTTTTACCGCGAAGCCGGACAATTCAAGACCACCTACGAGTCGGACGGGCAGATCTTCCCGATCCGCCAGGACCGCATCGCCCTGGGCGGCCTGCTGCTGCTGGCGCTCGCCATCGTGCCGGTGTTCGCCTCGCCCTACATGCTGTCGGCGATCCTGATTCCGTTCCTGATCTTTTCGCTGGCAGCGCTCGGCCTGAACATCCTCACCGGCTATTGCGGCCAGCTCTCGCTCGGCACCGCCGCCTTCATGGCGGTGGGCGCGTTCGCGTCGTTTAACTTCATCGCGCGCCTGCCCGGCATTCCGATGCTGCTCGCCTTCGTGCTGGGCGGCCTGTGCGCGGCCATGGTGGGCATCGCCTTCGGCCTGCCGTCGCTGCGCATCCGCGGCTTTTACCTGGCCGCGTCGACCCTGGCCACGCAGTTCTTCGTGGTCTGGTGCCTGACCAAGATCCCCTACCTGACCAACTACAGCAGCTCGGGCGTGATCACGGCGCAGAAGATCGTCATCTTCGGCTACCAGTTCGATACGCCGGCCAGCAAGTACGTGCTGGTGCTGGCGATCGTGGCGCTCATGGCGCTGCTGGCCAAGAACATGATCCGCTCGAACGTGGGCCGCTCGTGGATGGCGGTGCGCGACATGGACGTGGCGGCCGAAGTCATCGGCTTTCGCCCGATGCGAACCAAGCTGCTGGCCTTCGCGGTCAGCTCGTTCTACTGCGGCGTAGCCGGCGCGCTGTACGCCTACGCCTATCTGGGCACGGTCGAACCGGAGGCGTACAACCTCGATCTGTCGTTCCGCATCCTGTTCATGATCATCATCGGCGGGGTCGGCTCGGTGCTCGGTTCCTTCCTCGGCGCGGCCTTCATCGTGCTGCTGCCGGTCTTTTTGAATATTCTGGCGCACAGCCTGTCGCTGCCAACCTCGGTGGCGTCGAACCTGGAACTGATGGTGTTCGGCGCGCTGATTATCTTTTTTCTGATCGTGGAGCCGCATGGCCTAGCGCGCCTGTGGCAAGTAGGTAAAGAAAAACTGCGGCTTTGGCCGTTCCCGCACTAA